DNA from Cydia pomonella isolate Wapato2018A chromosome 14, ilCydPomo1, whole genome shotgun sequence:
AGGTGACTGTATACAACGTGAAAAATATTGTCTTCATTGTTAGTCGAATCTAAGCCGACTATCCTTGATATGCCAGTGCTGGATCACTCATCACAATAACGAAAACacaaatttttatgtttttatgtataaagcaatgttttttttttagtttttacgtttttttttaggaattgtTACAGCGTCTTTCAGTTAAGTAATACTAAAATAGTATCCTAGGTACACAAATAACTTAATCTTTTTTTGCATCATACCAATGCACTGTATACTTTTAAAGgtaggtaccgtaaaaccacccaactatagtccaaagctcccaactatggtccacaaataaactcaatttttctcgttcaggtgtgtattttactatatttttgtagttctaaggcaaagtatgtttataaatggaaggtaaaaccaAAGGAGTataccaaaaggaacattggtatagatacttaatttccttttgaacttgtggaccatagttgcagtattggactatagttgggtagttttacggtatgtaCTTACCtgcgtaactttttttttctcataaaatttttacatttatgaaCACTTACAACAATTTAGAATATACTTTTATTAACTTTATGCTTAGTTTAGTGCAGACtacaatttgattttatttttgtatgttgaTGAGATGATGAGCGCTGTGATTGTTGTAATTGAAAAGCAGTGATAAAACCTCAAGTTTTCTAAAACAAAGATAGAGAAAATCAATCTCACAAAATATCTGTCtgaaaatatggttattgaatTTAAAGTGATggaatgttaaataaaaaattgtattgaaaaagCACATAAGACCCGTAATAATACTATTCTAGTATTTACTTGACAGTCATACAAAACCAATGCAAATATTTCATGGAACCATTGAGTTTACTTgtcttttattttttccaagGACTTTGCAAAGATATGTACAGAATATTACCATTATATACAGAAATAGAGAAACAATAGCAGAAAAGAATGaaggtaaataaatacctatacacTCTTCATACTATGTATCCAATTATTGCTGTATGGACATAAGACTGCCAAGTACCAACACATGTCTCAGTACCCAAATATGAGATTCAACAAATTAACTACAAACTATGCACTTATGTACACACATTAATCAATGAAGAATGAGTTATGAAATGGAAAACTGCTATAATGATATACAAAGGAATTAGAGCATTGAAATTAGTTCAAATCTTGCACAAGaggcaatacaattttcaatttcaatggTCATGGAAAATGGGACCATGTTTATACAATGAGAATCTTGGGCTTGTCTTGTGGTCAGTTCATTCTCTTATATCAATCACAATCACTGGACTATGTGCAGGAACAAAATGTTGTAcagcggtagcagcatggttccatttttatcacttgtcactatgcccgtcactttcacacttagatacttgttagaatgggacaggcatggtgacaaattatAAAAAGCCAACCAGCTCAGCCCTACAGAACAGAATATTAAGTACAAGAATGATCTAAGGattaaaaataatgcaaaaaactATCCTAAAAGTCCTAAAACTACTTGCTAAATGAAACAAAATGTGCAATATTTAGTGCAAAGTACATTAGAAAGTAATTATTCAAACAATTATAACAATAATGATTAACAAACCTTTTTGagacaaattaataaattttaagccCTTTAGAATAGCCAATCATTATACATAAATTCCTAAATCTTGGtgctttatttaaatacataattattactttaaaaactgtgatttaataataaaaataaatatccaaatgcaattaaaatcaacattgttaaaaaaatataatgtgtgTAGTCATTGAATGTATTTTCCTACTAATTTATTTATGGTCTACTATCACAATTTATAAGGGGCTAAAAAGCTATGGAAGAGGGGGGCATGGTGCATTCTCCGACTGTCACCCGGTAGGAGGCCAACTCGCTGATGCCATGGTAGTGGACAAAGGCTGCCACAATCACAAGCACATGGAAGATCTGATGGGACTGGAACCAGATGTCACACTTCCCAGGGAACCATCTCTCCGGGACTCGCAGGGCATAGAACATAGCTCCAAGAATGTAAAGAAGACCCATCAGGACGAGCCAGCCCAGTGACGCCTTGCTGACCTGAGTAAACCAGCCCTCTGTTATGCCATAGTGAATAGCTGGCACCACCCCAGAGAGACCGAAGCCCATAAACACTCCGGCTCTAAGCGGCCGCAGTCTAGGCTCTGAGAATCTATCCCAAAGCGAAACTATTATAGAAAGTATTCCTAAAACAACCACTACAGATAGATAAATAATCTTTGGTCTGTAGTGGCAATAGAAACTATAGTACAACCAAGGAACAAATGACCCCATTATAAGTAATGCTATTCCACAATAATCAAGCTTAGAAAACAATTTACCAACCATTTCAGAGTGACAGTGGAGTGTGTGATATGCAAAAGAAAAGCCAAGGCAGATAATAGCTCCCACAAAGAATACGCCGAAAATCATTTTCTCTTGCATTTGAATTTCGATGGATGGTCGAGAAAGAAAGTAGATAGCGACGCCAATAAAGGCTACGCAACCAAGAAGATGGGTCCAGATGTTGCCAGTTTCGGTGTGGATGCGGAAGATGGAGGCGAAACAGGCGCTGAAGGAAGGCAGGGGCGGACGGTGGCCCTTGTGGAGGTAGTCATTGTCTTGCAGCCAACGGGGTAGATGGCGGAAGTGGCACACATTCCACGACGCTTCCCAGACTTTGCGCACAAACTCCTCTGCTTGCTCCGCGGCGTTGTGAGCCAGCGCTCCCAAATCGATCTCGTCTGACAGAACACCCGCTTTCAACACTTCAGCCATCTCCGCGTCGAGCAGATGTTGATCCTCGGGCGTGGACGGTAAAGGACAGCCTTCCTCCTCCTCCGCGAGCACCTCGTCCAGCTCGTCCATGTGCGAGGCCAGGCTCTCGCCCTCGGGGTCCCATCCTTGACGTCGTCGCAGCCCATCGGATGACACGCTCTGCGACCCCGAATCGGAATCCAACTCCCACATCTTGACTGTTGTTCACGCGTCAATCACAACCATCAGACGACACGACGACACATAGGCGACCTTTAACGGTAAACAAGAGGGCAGTTTGCGAGAAATCCAGTTACGTCACTAAAACCACAGTGCACACAATGCAATATCTTTTGTTGAATGTTGCAAGATTTCACTTCTCTAATTCATTTACGTCCAATAACAGAATGTTACGGAACAAACATATGaactataattttgttaatgATCAATGTCTAAACGCAAGTGACCTCCGGACGTATCACGCAGTGAGCGAACAGCTGCAAGAAAGTAACTGTCGTCAATCTACAATTCTACACTCCGAGCGCCATGATTTTCCGATCGCTTCTGCCCTCTCGTTCTCTCTTGAGCACTTTTAGCAGTTATCAGTTGTCATCGAAAAAAGGGATGTGCACAATCCCCCACTAAATCCGAAAAACAATCGATTAATCGAAACTAGCATTACTAGCAATACtggcatttaaaaaaaggaataaaattggtaagtataataatttattaatagagtcgtttcaaattttttgaaacgcttgtattacgttctatattaactaaaagttgcctcaaaaattcaacttttatactaaaaacggctttaaatatgttaaattaacaaaatatattatgatagatgctttcgcgcccaaaacgctctttgaaaattgtgtgacgtcacagtttacggtttgtcacataactacatacacacgtagaagatacgaactgtcaactgacatttgtcatttgttgtttatcgcttaacagtgtcaatctgagagtttggtcacgtgacgtgtgccaaaagatattttaaattaaatatttacaaaaatatggtcattacaggtcccctaaaaatagtttaacatgttcttataatccaaaagaatttattgggatacaattctgccctatgatttgtagatggaaacaaccctattgtataGTATGTGTCTAAATTACATTACTAtgggggttcgaacccgcgacctctaaAGCGGTCATACACACTAGGGTGTCTGCGTCGTTTTGCCTGcacagttcaactgcacaggtaaaaagGAGCGTATATCGCATTCGACTGTGCTGTTTCCTAACCGGTTTtaactgtacaggcaaaactacTAGAATCTGGATTCATACTAAGCCACATTCTCATGACTGATTCTACCCTAGTTTAAAGCTCTTActattataagtttttattctCTCGTCCCAAAATAAATCACTAgggagaaaaaaatatgttactaAAGAGTAGAGAGAGtaacttggtccgactctaagtCATATGAACTAAGAAGGTATAaggcaaatatttatttaaaaatcaagttataaataaattaaaaagttatattttgatGGAGTTTTTGCACCACAATTATCTACTCTTTGTTAAACACCTCGGGGAAGCACTTGCATCTCGCTGGGACAGATCCTCGCGTTTTTAGGCTGGGTGAGAGCTCGTATAATAACTTCAATAATTAGAGCGCCCAGCACGTGCATTCGAGGCACCCGCCATGAATGGAAGCCAGCAGCGAAGTTATTTGGTTTCGATGATGGTGCCGCCCTTCCACACTCCTACTGACAGACTGACTtatgaattttataattatcataGTTAATTTTGTTGCCGTATCCGATATTTACTTATTCAATTTCTAGTGTAATaatctgtattgtattttctgaataaatttaaatcaaGTAATGTTACTAGTTAAgagcaaattaaatatttttttacacaatttggaATCGTGGCTGTATACCACATGGATCTCTGCCTTTCATGCCTTTACATTAAACAATAAACAGAACGGCTGACGATATCTGTAATTATACCGTATTTATAATCTGTAGTAGACAACTTCCGTCGGTAGAAAAAAGcgttacatttaaaaaatctaggTGCGAGCGAAGGGGGTATCGACGATAACTTATCGTgccatagaaaatttaaatttcgcgcctttttctactgacaaagttattTAACAGAATATAGACACTTAATCCgcataaaacttttattttcttcttaaatgagatgaaaaacattgtctgTACCACGGGAAGTAAGGAGATTATAAACTCCGATTTAGTAATCCCCTTCTTGCCGCCCTTAATtcacaatttataaaataacttcCGTATTACTAGACCACTGAACGGTTCGGTGCACCGTATAAATCCAGCCATCAGGAGCAATTTCCTTGTACATCTATCGTACGCTTTCTCCTTGACAGTGACAGTCTAATACGAATACGACACGGTGTGAGATCCAGAGTATTggggtatatttttatttttttatatactttattgcacataagaaaacacactgtacaataggcgaacttaatgccgaaagggattctctaccagtcaacctttaggcaaagcagataagttgtaggcggtgcaaaaacatcaggtataggtgatacaatttATACATGTACAGAACACAATACagtcataagaaatacacaaacataaatagtattgatacaaatacatatacattatatatatatatatatatatatatacatatatgaaatcagatgaacttacaaagcactaagcttacttatttattcGATTAGAATTTTTGTAATACGATTctgtacaaaattttatttaataatttcatcTGAGCTTATCAGTATGCTTGATAAGAATACGAACCCATGTACACAAATATATTCCGTCTAACTCTGAAGACTTTGGAGTGACAAAGAATAAAAGTGCcactattgggaccgtgcgaagtgcatgttgggggtaagtaaagcgatcccagcgcataaggtggtaaaaatttgaactaactgcggatagcgtctttaacatttcgtacaaatatatggctcgaaatgaaactttgatttacggttactcctgaaatattcatttaaattgaatggtgtaagggaccattgtaatctgtatgaaatgcttaatataactaacgtatttattttgataattgttaataatgtatccatgtaaatagctttgcaaatgccacatattacgtgatctttttctagaagttaagaatggatatagtaagttatcgttaaaagatagacatttaacatcgcggacttttttgtagacctatgaatgagaaacaacccccccatatattgtgttgttatagctcaaacggattaggcagcgttttcgattaaagctcctagccagcgtgattttttccgacaacatcgttatatttcaaacaatttacacaaaaccttaacaagttatatacttaagccttcctcaagaatcactctattgatagatgaaagtcgtatgaaaatccgttcagtagtttttagttttagagtagttttataagatgtagtgaattgaagttttcccctagacttgcggacactaggttgcgtgacagtcgtgcacgctcccaatacagGTCATGTTTTGATGTTTCCATATGAAGTTGACATTCAAAGTTGTTATTTGACACTGTCGCTTGCCAAGTCGGTGGTCGGTGTCGGTGCAGACTTAGCGTGGTTTGCTTGACGCTTTTCATTTCGCATACGACTATACATTTTACAACTATGTGTGCGTATATTTCGCAACGAATAAAATGATGCAACATAATATACCGACTCCACAATCGATTCCATATTCATTCCAAGTTTAATCGATTATAATGTTCAATGCACAACACTATTCCACACGTGTGACGTCAAGCAAAAATACTACTTTCTGATTGGATATTGGACTGAAAATCGACCAATAAACGAGCGGTTTCCTATTAGCTTAGAGAAGTCACAATTATAaccttaaatttaaacaaaagaatagatttatattaaaattattcggTAAATTAATAACTATCACTTACTTCTTAAACATGTTGATTGAAGGCTTGATACAGTTGAACCCAGAAATTTAACTGAATAGTTCGCACTAAATAGTGACACCGGATAATATAGGTAATGTTCCTGTCACTTCTGACAACAATTTTGACGTAAACACAGAACACAGAATTTCTGCTATACCATAAATGAGCTTACTTGCGATTGGTCTGCATTGGCATAAAGTACTATGATTGGCTGATCTTAAAGCGTTTGATCTGGTATTCTTAACTTTCCTTTccattgaattttatttattaaagtgtGAATAAAGTTAACACTACCACactcatattaaaattattaaatattttattgttgttcTCGTTATAACACTCTCTGCTATATTGTAGCTCTTCTATATGTTTAAAGCGCTTTCAAAAATTATGCAATTACAATTAGTTATTGCTGTTCTGGCAACAATTATTTACATGTCACttgaaaagaaaaaagttataaaagaTTGTTGTTGTACTTATTTCAATACCACGTGCAAAATTCATACTTTACGAATACAGAAACGTATTTTAAGATAAACTCAACATGTCTAGCTTATTAGAAGTGTTAGTGACAACTGACTCAAACAATACTTTATGGACTAGCTGCATTTGGGATCCTCATACTGGCACGAATCTCAAAACATACAAAGGCGGTGGGACATCTGAAGCAAAAACCCTTTCATTCATCGGAAGCGACTACATAGCAGCTGTAGAGAAAACAAAACCGATTTTACACATTTGGCCCTTGAACTCGCATCAAACAGTACAAGGTATGCGGTTCATTCTGCCAGGAAAAGCAAGTGCTTTTGCATTTAGCCCCGATGGAGCGTTTTGCGTGGCAGGCATTGATGAAAAGATTTATTTATGGCAGATCGCTTCTGGCAACCTATTGTCTATAATAAGTAGACACTATCAGAAAGTGGTACTGTTAAAGTTTACACCAGATGGAAGATTTTTCGTGTCAGCGGCAGAAGATGGAATGGTTATGGTTTGGTCTTTAGCTACCGTTGCTGCCAACCCTGAGGCTGAACTAGTAACTCAAACTACAGCAGGTCAACATGatcctgtttacatattttcaGACCACTCACTGCCTGTTGCTGATTTATATGTAAGCAAAACAGGTATGCATGGCCGACTTTGCTCTGTATCAGGGGACAGATCATGCAAAATATATGATTTAGCATCAGGAGAGATGCTGCTGAATCTAGTCTTTGATGTTCCCTTATCAGCAGTTACAATGGATGTCCTAGAGTTGAGCATGTTTATTGGGACCACAGAAGGAAAGATCTTCCAAATAAGTCTAACAAACCCTCCCAGAACCAGGGACTTGCTGGTGAATACAGAGAATACTCCAGTTTTCACTGGACATAAGTCAGTTGTGAACTGTTTGTCAGTTTCTCTTGATGGTGAGACATTGATGTCTGCATCTAATGATGAGCGAGTACTTCTTTGGCATATTGCGAGCAGACAACCAATTAGAACTATAAAACACAAAGGACCTGTAACAAATGCTTATTTTACCACAAATTACCCAGCCATTTATAACCAAGAGTTCAAACCAAGCATAGTTCTTCATTCTTTAGAAAGGTCTTTGGAAACTGCAGAAGATTACATTGAACTTGATGTAATagtagacaaaaaaattaacttcTGGCCGATTTCAACTGGAGAAGATTATGAAcaaaatattagtttagtaGCAGAAAACGAATACAAAGACAATGaagataaatttaaaacagaAATAGAAAATTTGAAGAAAATTAATTCAAACTTGTATGCTTTTGCTATTCAAAAGGAAGTTAACAACATTGTAAATGGCAATAATAATGTAGgtaagaaaaacaaaaagaaaaaaaaatgaacttgTGAATAGACCTTTATTAAAGCTCTTattctttcttttattttaataaccttCCTGTCCCGTTTTTTGCCATCGCTCATAAGAATCTGGGGTCCGCCTGGCAGCTCAAaaccaagaattggcgtaggcaataCTACCGGTTCGCTTAAAGTCGTCCGTTGGCCACCTCTACATGATAATGTCACAGGTACAATTACTATATTCGTTTTTTTAGGGTTAGTAAGAGGCAAATATAtcatacgatcatttacattcttttgctttcataagtattAAGTTACTGATGAttaaaaaagcgtttttcaaaaatatacatgtcaagattgtttacctttttctaatactaaaataaactaacaataatatcaacaaaaattaagaacaataaaaattgttcttaattttttaatgctcattttctttaatattatttgtgatagtatttaatgtaagtaataatttggaaagctagaggggaggcctttgcccagcagtgggacacacaaataggctaataaaaaaataaaaaataaattttttaaagCTGTGGTAGCCGAATGGATATGGTGAAGCAGGAACAGGCAGTAGTTCTTACGAAAGCTACTGCCTTCTGACCTTCCAACATACAGGGAAAACTACGCCTTCTGTATAACCTGTTTTCCTTCAcctttctttgttttatttcatttactgTAATAACAAAATTGAATAAAGTGGAAAGTTCGTTAAATTGTTTTGAACCTCCTTGGAATTTTCTGAAACTTACGGTATTTTACTGATGTGGCAACCCCTGCAATGGTTCGTTCGGAAATGAATTAAAATGATAAGTCTTGATGTAGACAACATTCATTTTACGggttaatttaaatatgtgtgactatgattaaaataatataaagcaAATTAAACTAGAAGTCAAtactgtaaatttcaagaaatattaCGATAGCCATAGATTGGATTTGGGAAACaatatgaaaatttaaatatcCGTTCGAAGTTAAATTTCagaacgaattaaaaaaaaagttaaagcaaaCGTCATCCTTTTTGAGCAACGCatttttgtctgtttttaaATACATCCGTAATTTTTCTGGGCGTCCATTCTCACGCACcatgtactaaaaaaaataaactgttcaACTACAAGCGCAGCAGCTATGGTTTTATGATATCTTGTTTATTCAAGGTAAGTTGAGTAAAATATGTTAATGGCACAcgatcttaaaaataaactcgaggttgtattaacatttttgcgtcacaaacaaaacattgttttgtttattgttttcagcTGGACGTGATGTCGAAAGCCGTCATTATACCGGAGTGTAACAAGGATATAGGAGGTATGAAGGATGAGATATCCACGTCGCCGCCCGAGAAGAGGGAAGGAGC
Protein-coding regions in this window:
- the LOC133524937 gene encoding adiponectin receptor protein is translated as MWELDSDSGSQSVSSDGLRRRQGWDPEGESLASHMDELDEVLAEEEEGCPLPSTPEDQHLLDAEMAEVLKAGVLSDEIDLGALAHNAAEQAEEFVRKVWEASWNVCHFRHLPRWLQDNDYLHKGHRPPLPSFSACFASIFRIHTETGNIWTHLLGCVAFIGVAIYFLSRPSIEIQMQEKMIFGVFFVGAIICLGFSFAYHTLHCHSEMVGKLFSKLDYCGIALLIMGSFVPWLYYSFYCHYRPKIIYLSVVVVLGILSIIVSLWDRFSEPRLRPLRAGVFMGFGLSGVVPAIHYGITEGWFTQVSKASLGWLVLMGLLYILGAMFYALRVPERWFPGKCDIWFQSHQIFHVLVIVAAFVHYHGISELASYRVTVGECTMPPSSIAF
- the LOC133524935 gene encoding WD repeat-containing protein 18, which encodes MSSLLEVLVTTDSNNTLWTSCIWDPHTGTNLKTYKGGGTSEAKTLSFIGSDYIAAVEKTKPILHIWPLNSHQTVQGMRFILPGKASAFAFSPDGAFCVAGIDEKIYLWQIASGNLLSIISRHYQKVVLLKFTPDGRFFVSAAEDGMVMVWSLATVAANPEAELVTQTTAGQHDPVYIFSDHSLPVADLYVSKTGMHGRLCSVSGDRSCKIYDLASGEMLLNLVFDVPLSAVTMDVLELSMFIGTTEGKIFQISLTNPPRTRDLLVNTENTPVFTGHKSVVNCLSVSLDGETLMSASNDERVLLWHIASRQPIRTIKHKGPVTNAYFTTNYPAIYNQEFKPSIVLHSLERSLETAEDYIELDVIVDKKINFWPISTGEDYEQNISLVAENEYKDNEDKFKTEIENLKKINSNLYAFAIQKEVNNIVNGNNNVGKKNKKKKK